Below is a genomic region from Calditrichota bacterium.
CCTCGTCCATTCCCGCCCGTGTACCGCCAACGTCGATCCCATAGAGAAGAAGCCTTTCTTCCACTTCCTTCCGGGAACGAGTGCTTTTTCCTTGGCGACAGTCGGCTGCAACGTGGATTGCATGTTCTGCCAGAACTGGCAGATCTCCCAAATCCGGCCGGAGGAGGCACCCAGTTACGACATGCCGCCTGAGGAGGTAGTGCGCCTTGCCCAGCGGTATGACTG
It encodes:
- a CDS encoding radical SAM protein yields the protein MEPAKRGFCEVRENRGGTYYTLVHSRPCTANVDPIEKKPFFHFLPGTSAFSLATVGCNVDCMFCQNWQISQIRPEEAPSYDMPPEEVVRLAQRYD